One window of the Eucalyptus grandis isolate ANBG69807.140 chromosome 6, ASM1654582v1, whole genome shotgun sequence genome contains the following:
- the LOC104448631 gene encoding LOW QUALITY PROTEIN: C2 domain-containing protein At1g53590 (The sequence of the model RefSeq protein was modified relative to this genomic sequence to represent the inferred CDS: inserted 1 base in 1 codon) — translation MDITEVTLIHHVCIVMLVLWLLCKCNLCHPIAFIVSIIYLYLVQENYMTRLRKKLQFEERKQSYQKRVMTDSETVRWLNYVIEKIWPVCLEQISSQRFLLPIVPWFLDKYKPWTVKEASIQHLYLGSKPPLFTEIRVIRQATDDDHLVLQLGVNFVSADDISAIFAVKLRKTFGFGMLAKLHMTSMQVEGKVLVGVKFIPTWPYLGRLRVCFAEPPYFQMTLKPLSSYGLDVTELPGVSGWIDKLLSDAFEQTLVEPNMLVVDVEKLVAPQQDGKSQQETWFSVDVKEPVAHVKVEVIEASEMKPSDFNGLADPYVKGKLGPYRFKTETQKKTLAPKWHEEFRIPIITWEVPNLLNLEVLDKDHFIDDDLGNCSLNINDLRDGQRHDMWLPLRNIKIGKLHLGITILEKSKQGEVFLFTGESINREDQGDSLATDGANGGPLPSLSSQNFSRPEEEFEPINIEGLKEIGVWIYHPGSEKSQIWEPRKGKSRRLDTRIHREPNVAHSNVAESFRSAGSKIRDDRDDKHPKSPLWRGIGKIGSLFQKKYKGKXSSVVGEGIPSPLDNIKPVNSKEIGVKLVLEDGILGPMSSKVPTQRISSPTKDENGGSEKGKMKDMAKSFPRQAEKSARSAKHVFPRKGLRRSQGDSLSLTGTTMSLESGNESLLPPLYISKVKAIPIDPSASASGSSNFHKAS, via the exons ATGGACATAACGGAGGTCACACTGATACACCATGTGTGCATTGTGATGCTGGTGCTCTGGTTGCTCTGCAAATGCAATCTCTGCCATCCGATAGCTTTCATCGTCTCCATCATCTATCTGTACTTG GTTCAGGAGAATTACATGACGAGATTAAGGAAGAAGTTACAATTCGAGGAGAGGAAACAGTCGTATCAGAAACGG GTGATGACTGATTCAGAAACAGTGAGGTGGTTGAACTATGTAATAGAGAAGATATGGCCTGTGTGTTTGGAACAAATTTCCTCACAGAGGTTTCTCCTTCCCATTGTACCCTGGTTCTTGGACAAGTACAAACCATGGACAGTG AAGGAGGCCTCCATTCAGCACCTGTACCTTGGAAGCAAACCCCCCTTGTTTACAGAAATTCGCGTTATCCGTCAGGCCACTGATGATGACCACTTG GTCTTGCAGTTGGGGGTAAATTTTGTCAGTGCAGATGACATTAGTGCAATATTTGCTGTCAAGCTAAGGAAAACATTTGGATTTGGAATGTTGGCGAAATTGCATATGACCAGTATGCAGGTGGAAGGGAAG GTCCTAGTAGGGGTAAAATTCATTCCAACCTGGCCTTATCTTGGACGTTTACGAGTGTGCTTCGCTGAGCCCCCATATTTTCAGATGACTCTGAAGCCTTTGTCCTCGTATGGGCTTGATGTTACCGAACTTCCTGGTGTTTCTGGATGGATT GATAAACTTCTTTCTGATGCATTTGAGCAAACGCTTGTTGAG CCTAATATGTTGGTAGTTGATGTGGAGAAACTTGTGGCACCTCAACAAGATGGTAAATCTCAACAAG AAACTTGGTTCTCTGTGGATGTCAAGGAACCCGTGGCTCATGTTAAAGTGGAAGTCATAGAAGCATCTGAAATGAAACCATCTGATTTTAATG GATTGGCTGATCCATATGTGAAGGGGAAGTTGGGTCCTTACAGATTCAAGACCGAAACACAGAAGAAGACATTAGCTCCTAAATGGCACGAGGAATTCAGGATTCCCATCATCACATGGGAAGTACCTAATCTGCTAAATCTGGAAGTTCTTGACAAGGATCATTTCATCGATGATGATCTTGG AAACTGCTCTTTAAATATAAATGATCTAAGAGATGGACAGAGACATGATATGTGGTTACCTCTTCGGAATATTAAAATAGGGAAGTTGCACCTTGGCATAACTATACTGGAAAAGAGCAAACAG GGGGAAGTTTTTTTGTTTACTGGGGAGTCAATCAACAGAGAAGATCAAGGTGATTCACTTGCAACTGATGGAGCTAATGGAGGTCCCTTGCCATCTTTATCGTCACAAAATTTTTCGAGACCAGAGGAAGAGTTTGAACCTATAAATATAGAAGGCCTAAAAGAGATTGGAGTATGGATTTATCACCCAGGGAGCGAGAAATCACAGATATGGGAACCAAGGAAAGGGAAAAGTCGACGCCTGGATACACGAATTCACCGGGAGCCTAACGTTGCTCATTCAAATGTTGCTGAATCCTTTAGGAGTGCTGGCAGCAAGATTAGGGATGACCGGGATGATAAACATCCGAAGAGCCCACTTTGGAGGGGCATAGGGAAGATTGGTtcattatttcaaaagaaatataaaggGA ATTCCAGCGTTGTTGGAGAGGGAATTCCATCTCCACTTGATAACATTAAGCCAGTCAATTCAAAAGAGATAGGAGTCAAGTTAGTTCTTGAGGATGGCATTTTGGGACCAATGTCATCCAAGGTTCCTACACAGAGAATTTCGAGTCCTACCAAGGATGAGAACGGAGGCAGTGAGAAAGGAAAGATGAAAGATATGGCAAAAAGCTTTCCAAGGCAAGCCGAAAAATCTGCTCGCAGTGCAAAGCATGTGTTTCCAAGAAAAGGACTGAGAAGATCCCAAGGTGATTCTTTGTCATTGACAGGAACCACTATGTCCTTGGAATCTGGCAATGAGTCTCTCTTGCCTCCACTCTACATTTCTAAGGTCAAAGCAATTCCTATAGATCCCTCTGCATCGGCTAGTGGTTCTAGTAATTTCCATAAAGCCTCCTAA
- the LOC104448632 gene encoding LOW QUALITY PROTEIN: putative callose synthase 8 (The sequence of the model RefSeq protein was modified relative to this genomic sequence to represent the inferred CDS: inserted 2 bases in 2 codons), translating into MAEIVPAEIVLEADEWLDATDASASTSSSMSLTCGHEYERSLTIGHDCEYRPESFDSERLPITLSPEIQKFLRIANMIDRKEPRIAYLCRFHAFEIAHKMDSNSIGRGVRQFKTSLLKRLERDEEITKQRRKKESDARLLRRVYHAYKDYVIRNVGVVDVNNKEKMTIARRVAQVLFEVLKTLTEAAGTQAATDQSFYVPYNILPLAPGGAQQAIMQLPEIKAAITALHSTRDLPSLEDLQKDAVSTDLFDLLQSFFGFQEGNVANQREHLLLLLANAQFRHNQKQASVPKLEDAAIEELMKKFFKNYTNWCKYLGKRSSIRLPKAKLDAQQYKLLYIGLYLLIWGEAANLRFMPECLCYIFHHMAYELHGALSQTSEVIPAYGGGPESFLNNVVTPIYKVINDEAEKNKNGTAHHFTWRNYDDLNEFFWSPDCFEVGWPLRLDHDYFPKPSQNGSRQEPQVSDDGAELKKEKGDDDDEELGDSKEEYREQKWLGKTNFVEIRSFWQIFRSFDRMWSFLILILQAMIIMACHDLGSPLQLFDKGIFEDILSIFITSTILKLLRAIIDIAFTWKVRYSMDSSERIRHWLNLAAAAMWTIILPTCYAKSRKKYTCYSMQSGSWIKELCFSPYMIAVGIYMMSNAVQMVLFFVPAVSKYIEVSNCRICTILSWWTKPRLFVGRGMQESQLSQLKYTLFWLLVLSSKFLFSYFFEIKPLITPTRRIMTIGLDYDWHELFPKVGSNAGAIMAIWAPVIFVYFMDTQIWYSVFCTIFGGLYGILNHLGEIRTLGMLRSRFHSLPSAFNARIIPPSKKKRKGKRKGYSNEQIGKVSGNEKSDVVFTEKRRSDVANFAVVWNEIIRKLRVEDLISDREVELMVMPMPQENPSGKVCWPVFLLANKLSTALSIAKDFVGKDENLYRKLRKDENMYCAVQECFESTKFIIELLAVGNTEKRVISSILKEIDASIGGSTILKDFNLTCLPALRDKVVDLLELLLNGNENHRGRVVNVLQDIFELVTHDMMIHGNRISGILDTSQQNEDVYPYFSRGLKPELFESASGEDSVHFPLPDSGHLNEQIKRFYLLLTTKDAAVDVPSNLEARRRISFFATSLFMDMPSAPTVRSMLSFSVLTPHFMEDINYSMKELHSSQEEVSIFFYXEKIYPDELRNFLERMGHGDVEELKDENREEELRNWASFRGQTLSRTVRGMMYYREALKLQASLDLAGEEDILEGCDAVARENPALSAQLEALVDLKFTYVVSCQMYGLQKSSGHPHAGDVLDLMIRYPSLRVAYIEEKEEVVANERVTTYSSILVKAVNGLDQEIYRIKLPGQPKIGEGKPENQNHAIIFTRGEALQTIDMNQDNYLEEAMKMRNLLEEFXPGKGHRPPTILGLREHIFTGSVSSLAWFMSYQEASFVTIGQRLLANPLRVRFHYGHPDVFDRIFHITRGGISKASKTINLSEDVFAGFNSTLRRGSITYHEYMQVGKGREVGLSQISKFEAKVANGNSEQTLSRDIYRLGQQFDFFRMLSCYFTTIGFYFSSLISVIGIYVFLYGQLYLVLSGLERALVVEARLHNIRSLETALASQSFIQLGLLTGLPMVMEIGLEKGFFMALKDFILMQLQLASVFFTFSLGTKTHYYGRTILYGGAKYRPTGRKVVVFHASFSENYRLYSRSHFTKGFELLLLLIVYDLFRRSYQSSMAHVLITYSIWFMSITWLSAPFLFNPSGFIWDKIVDDWKDWNKWINVQGGIGVQPDKSWESWWYEEQAHIHHSGLSSRLIEILLSLRFFLYQYGLVYHLDISQQSKNFLVYVLSWVVIFAIFLLIKAVNMGRQQFSNRYHFYFRLFKAFLFLGALSIIVILSIICKLSLMDVIVCCLAFLPTGWGLILIGQAVRPKIENTGLWEFTRVMARAYDYGMGVILFAPIACLAWLPVISAFQNRFLFNKGLNRRLDVDSILSGKKNKKNRQA; encoded by the exons ATGGCTGAGATTGTGCCTGCAGAAATCGTTCTGGAAGCAGATGAATGGCTGGATGCTACTGACGCTTCAGCTAGCACCAGCAGCAGCATGTCTCTCACTTGTGGCCATGAGTATGAGAGGTCTCTCACTATTGGCCATGATTGTGAGTACAGACCAGAGTCCTTTGATAGCGAGAGGTTGCCTATCACACTGTCTCCGGAAATTCAGAAGTTCCTTCGCATCGCCAATATGATAGATCGCAAGGAGCCTCGTATTGCTTATCTAT GCCGGTTTCATGCTTTTGAAATAGCGCACAAAATGGATTCTAATTCTATTGGACGGGGCGTCCGGCAGTTCAAAACTTCTCTCCTAAAGCGACTCGAACGG GATGAAGAGATTACCAAACAAAGACGGAAGAAAGAGAGTGATGCACGTTTACTTAGACGTGTTTATCATGCATACAAGGACTACGTTATCAGAAACGTTGGGGTAGTTGATGTAAATAATAA GGAAAAAATGACCATTGCAAGAAGAGTTGCTCAAGTGTTGTTTGAAGTACTCAAAACATTAACAGAAGCAGCAGGCACGCAG GCTGCCACAGATCAGAGTTTCTATGTACCCTATAACATTCTGCCACTTGCTCCTGGAGGTGCTCAGCAGGCAATTATGCAACTCCCAGAG attaaAGCTGCAATTACAGCACTTCATAGTACTCGTGATCTACCCTCTCTTGAAGATTTACAGAAAGATGCGGTTTCCACGGATTTATTTGATCTTCTTCAAAGTTTCTTTGGCTTCCAG GAAGGGAATGTGGCCAACCAAAGGGagcatcttcttctcctcctcgcTAATGCCCAATTCAGGCACAATCAGAAACAGGCTTCAGTTCCAAAG CTAGAAGATGCAGCAATAGAAGAACTAATgaagaaattcttcaaaaattaCACAAATTGGTGCAAATATTTGGGGAAAAGGAGCAGTATCAG ACTACCTAAAGCAAAACTGGATGCACAGCAGTATAAACTTCTGTACATAGGGCTTTACCTTCTTATATGGGGGGAGGCTGCAAACTTGCGCTTCATGCCTGAGTGTCTCTGTTATATCTTTCATCAT ATGGCATATGAATTACATGGTGCTCTCAGTCAGACATCAGAGGTCATCCCAGCTTATGGAGGAGGGCCAGAGTCTTTCCTAAACAATGTAGTTACCCCAATTTACAAGGTTATAAATGAT GAGGccgagaaaaacaaaaatgggaCAGCCCACCATTTTACTTGGAGGAACTACGATGATCTGAATGAGTTCTTCTG GTCTCCTGATTGTTTTGAAGTAGGTTGGCCTCTTCGTTTGGACCATGATTACTTCCCTAAGCCTTCACAAAATGGCAGTCGTCAGGAACCGCAAGTTTCAGATGATGGTGCTGAActaaagaaggagaaaggagatgatgatgatgaagaactggGG GATTCTAAGGAGGAATATCGTGAACAAAAATGGTTGGGAAAGACAAATTTTGTGGAGATTCGGTCATTTTGGCAAATCTTTAGGAGCTTTGACAGAATGTGGAGTTTTTTAATCCTGATCCTTCAG gCAATGATTATCATGGCCTGTCATGATTTGGGATCTCCTCTTCAGTTGTTTGACAAAGGAATATTTGAGGATATCTTGAGTATTTTCATTACTTCTACAATCCTTAAGCTCCTTCGAG CTATCATTGACATTGCCTTCACATGGAAAGTTCGATACAGTATGGATTCATCAGAAAGAATTAGACATTGGTTGAACCTGGCAGCTGCTGCAATGTGGACGATAATTCTTCCTACATGTTATGCTaagtcaagaaaaaaatatacttGTTATTCCATGCAAAGTGGGAGCTGGATTAAAGAATTGTGCTTTTCGCCATACATGATTGCTGTTGGAATATATATGATGTCTAATGCTGTCCAGATGGTGCTGTTCTTTGTTCCTGCTGTTAGCAAGTATATCGAAGTCTCAAACTGCCGTATATGCACAATTCTATCCTGGTGGACAAAG CCTAGGCTATTTGTTGGGCGTGGGATGCAAGAAAGCCAACTTTCGCAGTTGAA GTATACGTTGTTCTGGTTGCTGGTCTTATCCAGCAAGTTCTTATTCAGCTACTTCTTTGAG ATAAAGCCACTGATCACACCAACCAGACGAATTATGACAATTGGTTTGGATTATGATTGGCATGAACTATTCCCCAAAG TTGGGAGTAATGCTGGTGCGATCATGGCTATATGGGCACCTGTAATATTT GTGTATTTCATGGATACACAGATATGGTACTCTGTCTTCTGTACAATTTTTGGTGGTCTCTATGGCATTCTGAATCATCTTGGTGAG ATCCGGACTTTGGGAATGCTAAGGAGTAGATTCCACTCCTTGCCTTCTGCATTCAATGCTCGCATAATACCACCATCGAAAAAGAAGcgaaagggcaaaagaaaagggtACTCCAATGAGCAAATTGGAAAG GTTTCTGGAAATGAAAAAAGTGATGTTGTCTTtaccgaaaaaagaagaagtgatgTTGCCAATTTTGCTGTGGTATGGAATGAAATTATCCGCAAACTTCGAGTAGAGGACTTGATAAGTGATAG GGAAGTAGAGTTGATGGTGATGCCTATGCCACAAGAGAACCCTTCGGGAAAAGTTTGTTGGCCGGTTTTTCTTCTAGCTAATAAG CTTTCAACAGCATTGAGTATTGCCAAAGATTTTGTGGGGAAGGATGAAAATCTCTATAGGAAACTAAGGAAGGATGAGAACATGTATTGTGCAGTGCAAGAGTGCTTCGAGTCCACGAAGTTCATTATCGAACTTCTTGCTGTTGGAAATACAGAGAAAAG GGTAATATCTAGCATACTCAAAGAAATTGATGCAAGCATTGGCGGATCAACCATTCTGAAGGACTTCAACTTGACTTGCCTTCCAGCTCTGCGAGATAAAGTTGTCGACTTGCTTGAACTTTTG CTTAATGGCAATGAGAACCATCGTGGAAGGGTTGTGAACGTACTTCAGGACATCTTTGAGCTTGTAAcccatgacatgatgatacatggGAACAG AATATCGGGTATACTTGACACTTCTCAACAAAACGAGGATGTGTATCCTTACTTCTCTCGAGGACTTAAGCCAGAGTTATTCGAGTCAGCTTCTGGTGAGGATTCTGTTCATTTCCCATTGCCAGACAGTGGCCACTTGAATGAGCAG ATCAAGCGTTTCTATCTTCTGCTAACCACCAAAGATGCAGCAGTTGATGTGCCCTCCAATCTAGAAGCTCGAAGACGTATATCATTCTTTGCTACTTCTCTTTTTATGGATATGCCTAGCGCTCCGACAGTACGCAGCATGCTATCGTTTAG TGTTTTAACTCCACATTTCATGGAAGACATTAATTATTCGATGAAGGAACTCCATTCCAGCCAAGAAGAagtttccatcttctttt atgaaaaaatttatcCAG ATGAGTTGAGAAACTTCTTGGAACGGATGGGTCATGGAGATGTAGAAGAACTGAAAGATGAAAATAGGGAGGAAGAGCTGAGAAATTGGGCTTCTTTCAGAGGGCAAACGCTGAGCAGAACAG TCCGTGGAATGATGTACTATAGGGAAGCCTTAAAACTTCAAGCTTCCCTTGACCTGGCAGGAGAGGAAG ACATTCTTGAAGGTTGTGATGCTGTTGCAAGAGAAAATCCAGCACTATCTGCTCAACTTGAGGCTCTGGTGGACCTGAAATTCACTTATGTAGTATCCTGTCAAATGTATGGGTTACAAAAGTCATCTGGACATCCGCATGCAGGAGATGTACTCGATTTGATGATAAG GTATCCATCACTTCGTGTTGCCTATATTGAGGAGAAAGAGGAGGTTGTGGCCAACGAGCGTGTGACGACTTATTCATCTATATTGGTAAAAGCTGTCAATGGTTTAGATCAG GAAATCTACCGCATAAAACTTCCTGGTCAACCAAAAATTGGAGAAGGAAAGCCTGAGAATCAAAACCATGCCATAATTTTTACTCGTGGTGAAGCTCTCCAAACAATTGATATGAACCAA GATAATTACCTGGAGGAAGCTATGAAAATGAGAAACCTTCTAGAAGAAT CACCAGGGAAAGGTCATCGACCTCCTACTATACTTGGACTCAGGGAACACATATTTACTGGAAG TGTTTCTTCTTTAGCATGGTTCATGTCATATCAGGAGGCCAGCTTTGTCACAATTGGTCAGAGGCTTCTTGCCAACCCTCTCAG GGTAAGATTCCACTACGGACATCCCGATGTATTTGACAGGATTTTTCACATTACTAGAGGTGGTATAAGCAAAGCGTCAAAGACAATCAACTTGAGTGAGGATGTATTTGCTG GATTCAACTCTACTCTTCGGCGAGGGAGTATTACTTATCACGAGTACATGCAAGTAGGAAAAGGTCGGGAAGTAGGCCTAAGTCAGATCTCAAAGTTTGAAGCAAAAGTAGCTAATGGGAACAGCGAGCAGACTCTAAGCCGTGATATATACCGGCTAGGACAGCAGTTTGATTTCTTCCGGATGCTGTCATGTTACTTCACAACCATTGGATTTTACTTCAGTAGCCTG ATCTCCGTTATTGGAATCTATGTCTTCCTGTATGGCCAGCTCTACCTAGTACTTAGTGGGTTGGAGAGAGCACTCGTTGTTGAGGCTAGACTTCATAACATACGATCATTGGAAACAGCTCTCGCATCACAATCTTTCATTCAATTAGGGCTTTTAACTGGCCTGCCAATGGTCATGGAGATTGGACTTGAAAAGGGATTTTTTATGGCCCTCAAGGATTTTATCCTCATGCAGTTGCAGCTGGCTTctgttttcttcactttctctctTGGAACAAAAACTCATTACTACGGTCGGACGATTCTGTATGGGGGTGCTAAGTATAGACCAACTGGGAGGAAAGTTGTGGTGTTTCATGCCAGTTTCTCAGAGAATTACAGATTATATTCACGGAGCCACTTTACTAAAGGGTTTGAACTGTTGCTGCTTCTGATCGTTTATGATTTGTTTAGACGGTCGTACCAAAGCAGCATGGCCCATGTGCTAATCACATATTCCATTTGGTTCATGTCTATAACTTGGTTATCTGCACCATTTCTATTTAATCCTTCCGGGTTCATCTGGGATAAGATCGTGGATGACTGGAAAGACTGGAACAAGTGGATCAACGTGCAGGGTGGAATAGGAGTTCAACCAGATAAAAGCTGGGAATCGTGGTGGTATGAAGAGCAAGCTCACATTCATCATTCGGGACTGAGTTCTAGGTTAATTGAGATACTTCTCTCTCTGAGGTTTTTCCTATATCAGTACGGACTCGTGTATCACCTTGACATCTCCCAGCAGAGCAAGAACTTTCTGGTTTATGTGCTATCTTGGGTTGTCATTTTTGCAATATTCTTGCTGATCAAG GCTGTGAACATGGGACGGCAACAATTCAGCAATAGGTACCACTTTTATTTCAGGCTTTTTAAAgcattcctcttcctcggtgCGCTGTCCATCATAGTAATTCTTTCCATCATCTGCAAATTGTCTTTGATGGATGTCATTGTCTGCTGTCTAGCATTCTTGCCGACCGGTTGGGGGCTGATACTG ATTGGACAAGCAGTGAGACCCAAAATTGAGAACACTGGCTTGTGGGAATTCACCCGTGTTATGGCCAGAGCATACGACTACGGGATGGGTGTCATTCTATTTGCACCGATAGCTTGTTTAGCATGGTTGCCAGTTATATCAGCTTTCCAAAATCGTTTCCTCTTCAATAAGGGCCTCAACCGGCGATTGGATGTAGACTCGATTCTTTctggaaagaagaacaaaaagaatagGCAGGCATGA
- the LOC104448633 gene encoding uncharacterized protein LOC104448633 → MGYKHLLRCSFGFLWHVPCWQAGNTLLKLRGNWTIIPLDRVADSSKLLFTIDLNRIMRLPYLDVRQGVICVNLNAFIMRTRTNDGVVNEEKKTIAKRVAQVVFEEYKIITDASSTKTD, encoded by the exons ATGGGCTATAAACATCTTTTACGTTGTTCATTTGGATTTCTTTGGCATGTTCCATGTTGGCAGGCCGGCAATACGCTTTTGAAATTACGTGGAAACTGGACCATAATTCCATTGGACAGGGTGGCCGACAGTTCAAAACTTCTCTTCACCATTGACTTGAACAG AATAATGAGATTACCCTATTTAGACGTCAGGCAAGGAGTGATATGCGTAAACTTAAACGCGTTTATCATGCGTACAAGGACTAACGACGGAGTCGTTAATGA GGAAAAAAAGACCATTGCCAAAAGAGTTGCTCAAGTGGTGTTTGAAGAATACAAGATAATAACAGATGCATCAAGCACCAAAACAGATTGA